The genomic region CATTCCATCACACCATCACTGAAACACCCATCACACCAGCACATTTCATCACCCCCACCACATATAAACCCAGACCCAAACATCACAGTCGTGACACACATCACACCCATCACTATTATTACCATGATCACATCACTTGCAGTGGTATGAGCACTGTATCACGACCTTTTTCACGGGATGCCCCAACCATGGGTTGAGCACCGACCTTTCGTTTTAAGTGTAAGGGAAATCAATCATGATTATATTAGGTGCTTTGTTTAAGTGGTTTGGTTAAAACTACTTAAAACTATTTATAGATCTTGTTTGGAAGAGACTGAAATATCCATCATTTTTTATCTGCTGGTAAAATCTTTTGGTTTTATTTTTGGTGTGAAATTGGCCTATATGTTGACTGATTTTGTAGTTTAATGAAATCTTTATTTTAAGTATGAGGGAATTCAATCATGATTAAATAGGTGCTTTGTTtatagacttctaaaataaactagTGGTGGTGTacgtagaggtgtacaaatcggtttcggttattaaccgaaccggttttttTCATCCAAAACGAAAACCGGTTTTTTCTATAACCAGAttcggttactaaccggtttttcaaGTCCAAAACCATAACCGGTGTAACCGGTTGGGATcgttttttaaccggtttttgccaaaaaaaaaataacgGTTTTAAACCGGTTTTTTAAAACCAGTTTCAGTTATTAACCGGTTTTTCAGATCAAGAATCCTAACCGGTCTACAGCCGGCGGTTCGGTTCGGTtgtaaaaccggttaaaaaaaacgGTTTTGGTTTTTTCCCcggtttcggttctaaaaccggttttttgTACCCCTCTAGGTGTAcggatggtggtggtggacggtgggtGGTGTAGTGTTTAACCCTCTGCAGACATTAGAAGATCTTAAAAGTGGTTGGCCCAAATCGCCATCAAGAGGAGCTTGCGCACACGTTTTTTAAATGAAACGTcttcggaaaaacaaacagtATGTAGATGGCAATGCCGGCACATGGTCTACGCGACACAAACAAAAGAGACAGCGCAGATCTTTTTTAGAAAAGCAAACACCACCTAATCACCTATGTCTATAGATGAAAAGACTCTAAATTGAGCCACAAGATTGAAGAATCACCTAATATATTCACTAGATTTCACAATAAAAAAAGATAACCAACACCTGTGCAGTTACTTCTATGCAACCTATTAATTGGAATCATCATTAACACAAACAAACGAAAATATTACCAAGTTTCCAATCTTCATAACTTAAAAAGCACAACACAGATAGTACAACACTTAGTTAACACGTGTGATTAATAACGACAAACAAACAACAGATTATGCAGTAGAGGACAGAGTTGAATGTACAAATAGAGTTCAGCAGCAGCAGCATGCACATCCCCCTTCAGCACATGCATCGCCAACGCAACCTCCTATTGCATCATAAGCAATTCCAGCAACAATATGTCCAGCTATAGCCAAACCAAAAGAAAATGAAGCCCCGTCGAATGTACCGATGCCTTTCATTGCATTAGTAATAGCAAAGAGAGAAACTACAAAAACAGTATTAGCGCTTGGATGAACGTTGACAATAAAGCTGTCTTTGTCCGCTCCTTGAGACATCTGCAAACGTATGCCATGGTAATGAAATCAAATCAATAAACAACAGCATGAAACAGGTAAACAGtagcttggttttaaaatgcgtgTAGCGATCCGATGCGTTTTGATCCCAAAACTCGGTGCGTAATCACATCACGTATGCAGGGtgttctttatttaaaaatactaaaaaattaTTTATAGCTAATATTTTAACTTGTGAACCTTTAAACACTAAGTATAATATATTCTCATCAGCTATAGTCAGATTTGTTTAAGTAAAGATCGAATTTGTTCAAATACCGGTCAACTGCATAAGGCGCCACATTAGACTACATCATGTGATGTGCGCATCATGATATCGCAACATGCGATGCCATCTCATCACTGCATCATATAATGCGtgcattttaaaaccaagaacAGTAATACGAAAGcaatttaaaaaataaagaatATATCATACTTCCGCTATGACTGTCATCGTGTCGACCTCACGAACAACGATAGATCTGCCAGACCAGCTCCCTATCATCTTGTAAGCAACACCAGCATGCACAAGTGGCTTCACGAATGAGTTGTGCTGTTCCAAGCCCTTCATTGTCATGACATCAATATCAGTATGCTTGTTGATGACCCGGGTTTTGGTTAGGGTAAGTAACTTTTCTCCAGCCCCATTGACTTGGCCGCTAGAGCGGAAGGCTGCCCATTGACTAGGAATTGACCCTTCctgagaagaaaaaaaaaatactcaTTTCAATATTGATTTAAGAGTAAAGCTAAGAAGATCTAACTAGGAATTAAAAATTATATAACCGTTGGAAGAAGAACAATAGTGCCCCCATCTACTGCATCCACCAGCTCCATCTCCTTAGGCACACCTGTTGCCCGTACTTGAAACTTCAATTGTTTGTTCATATCTTCAACCTTCATGGTCACACCATCTGGACGGTCTTTAAATGTCTTGAAACTAAGACGCACAAAAAGGGCGGCTAAATGGAACTTAGTCCCCACATTACTGCTGACAAAGCCGCCTACAGCAGGTTTGTTGGTTCTTGCATGGAGCGCAGTCCCCACGTTACTGCTGACAAAGCCGCCTACAGCCGGTTCGTTAGTTGCTTGGGCCATTGTTACCACACTACCTTGCTTTATATCTGTTATTAGACAAAAACAATAAGGTTTCAAATGTTTGATGAGCATGTTATGAGAAAAGTAACAACGGTATCAAGTATAAATGTATAATCTCACCCATAGCCAAGATATTCCTTTTAAAGCTATCAAACAATAAATAGGTGAAACGTATAAAAAGAACATATAACACATCATAATATAGACACAAAAGCAAGCGGTAACATGCAAAGGGCAACAAAACAAACCATAAGCTATGCAGTTAATACGGTAAAATATGATATCTGTGGGATACTGGTACTTTTAATATCATCCAGAATTTTTATATATACCAATTTAACactaataattcagtgatatTTCGGTCAAATAACAGTGACATATCGGTTATATTGGTCAAATATCAGTCAATATCACCGATCATATCAGTACTGATATTCTAAGCGATAATCCTACCTAATCCGCTACTCCCAAGTCTATAAAgtatgatgtgacaacccgaaccttcaCGGTTAGTATCGTTTTCTTAACTCAGTTAAACCTAACTAACTCGGTTAGAATTGGATAACCTACATCTTATTAACATTAGAAATATGTCACAAACTGGTAACTTGCATCTCGATTGGGCTTGATGTTATTAAATGGGCCTGATGTTATGGGCCGTACATCTTGTTAATATCAGTAAGTAGGCCGACTTCTTTATTGGTTGTTTAGAAAAGAGAATAGGCCGGCCCAACTCTTTCTTTGCTTGTTTGGATTTACTAATCAGCCCAACATCCTAATTATTATAGATAATGGCATACGAATTATACTCTAAATCAAATCACGtttagtttaaaaacataacaAACTCTACCCTATCTCTCTCTAATCTACGTACGGCAACAAGGAAACCCCCCTCTCTTTCTCGAAGCCGGCTGGTGTAACTCTTCACACTTCGGTTAGTATGACATATGATTCACATAATCTgcttgttgttttgtttgtttagaaAATCTGCTTGTTGTTTTGTTGAAACTTTGACTCGTTGATGTTATCTTTTGATGTAACATGGAAAAGTGACATATGAATTAGTAGGGATCGATACTTATTGCATGATGATAACTTTGATATATATTATAATTGGATCGTAACATATGATTATAACAAGAATTAGAGATGGGATTATAACAGTCTCGCGAATCTAGTTTGGTGGCATGTGTTAGGGTATTTTGTTAGACCATTCGGACTGCAACCTGATATGAATTTAGGGAATCAATTGAAGGGGTTAGGCATATAAGAATCTCTAAACTTTAGGCTAACTGGATTATACAAAATCGCTGTTGGGCCGGGAGTAATTGGGCTGCCGAACTTACTAAAAGTGCTGGGCTTTGATATGGGGCCGAGCAATCCTTGGCAATTGATTGTAAATGGGTTTTAAAATGCACAGTTGGGCAAATTGATATATAATATGTGTGGCTAGCTTGGTAGTAACATTAAGCAGAACAATCGGGCTTCACAGGAGCATTTGGGCTCGACAAACAACAGGCCCACTTCAATGTTGATTGGACCGTACCATGGCGAGTCGGGAGCCTGGGAGGTACTGGTGGGCTGTTGTGGGCCGATACATAGTTGCTGGGTTAAGGCTTGGGGTATAATGGGCTAATACTAATATATTACTTGGGCCGGTACTCGACTGGATCACACACCGAGTGTAATGGACCACACACACATACCTCATGATTTCAAACTGGAAATTTGTAATAACCATATGTTTGTTATAAGCTAAATTCGGGCCTGATGGGGGTCACTTGTACACACGGGCACTTGTAGTTGAAACGTGTTTTGGGCTGTACACCTTAGTAGACGTTGTTGTTATTTGTATTCATTTATGTTATTAGGCTTCATGTGTGTTTGGGCCTGATGGGAACTGGGCCGGATAATATGAACGGGGTATCACTTGGGTCGAGGAGGAAACTGTTATGTGTCGGGCTTGTTGTAGTCGTGGATATACGATGCATATATGAATTAAGTTGTGCTATTACATGTACATAGGATTAGTGGTTGCGACGTGAACTATATGTGTGCGTTACATGCTCAATAAATGTGCTTCACGTGAACGTTGGATATGTGAATTGATTTTACATGTAAGTTGTGGTTCATGTGCATGCAAAACTGATTGTTATCGATAACCCTTCTAGGGCGTGGTTGATCAAACTGTGAATACATAACttaaacataccgagcaaacctcaggtgagttcactgcacttttctaagcatgcgtcccggtggtttgggacaactggtaaacatttgaaAGGGAAAcgttgggtaaataacttaatcggttttggttattgcctggagggcaatgggggtgattagttgatagcgctattaggtgggaaacctcacaccgggccgtaaggacgggcgtgaactaattatctgggtatggctatggttgttagaggcacactccttggatacatatgggcactctccctagggtatctaacgaaggcaacatagcaaacggtcgttaaggggtacccactccccggatacttatgggcacactccctagggtatctaacatgagcaacatcgtaacgcaacattaaatcgcattaacatacatatggtaacataacttgttaacaaaaccttgaactcaccagcgtagtctgacacacttgttgcatgcttgtaggtaattattgaaggaacttgggagcttgccgtctgatgctgctggagtggttatggtcataataaacaattatgttgatttggttttcattcatttacgcacttatacatttatgcttccgctcagtattttggttttggtttaacttttcaaacgatacatttctttcaattgggtattttaatacattatgacttgtgtttgatatgattggtggctctttgttggatcgttgcacctccaatagggacatgccctaggtggttatttgggggtgtgacatgtactATTTAACCACATGTCTATAGGCATTTGTAAATAAAAATACCATAGCTTCAGCATCGCCAATCGCACCTGATCATCACAATTCGAAGGTTTTTGGTTCGAAATATACAATCTCTGGGTAAAATTACGGTTTCCTTTATCTTTCTAATAACACATATATACAAATTCAGTAAATCCGTGATCTAGAAACTAACATACTGATGTTTGAATACTAAATCCGAAAAATAACGTGCATTAAAAGTTACATAGATTTGTTCGTCATAAGAGAACGTAAACGATTTAAGATACGCGAAAACGAACCTGTTTTTGCTTAGACGGCGGCCGGACTTCAGACGGAAAACAGTGACGTGAGCAAGTCCGGTGAGGTGGAAAGCAATGGGGTTTTGAAAATGGGAGCGAGTCAATAGACTACTTAACAGGGTAAATAAGAGTTTGGGATTGGGCTCtttggtcaacaaagtcaacaacAGGTTCGGGTAAAGATAGATGGGTTTTTCAGAACTGAAACCGGGTCTCGTTTTGGTCAACAACCGGTTCGGGTAAAGATAGAAACCGGTTTCGGGTATGGGTTTTATGGGCAAAATAACCAACTTAACATAAAGACTatgggtatggggcttgggttgggggaaaacgcccaagccaccaccctgggtgggcttgggttggtgCGTGGTCCTTGTGGCTTGGGTTTCAAGCTGGGCGTGGGGCGGTCTTGATaagctgacatggcgggctgtGAATGGCCAAACCAAAGTAAcagttggccaacggctatgttaaaaaaaaaatattttttcactataaaactcacatttttcttccattttttaccacattcaaccacatcttctataatcatcttctataatcatcttcaattctcgttctacaaaacgaaaaaatgcaTCCTCATAACCGTGCTTATGACCCGAACAACCCGCATGCATTCCAAGAAAATACAAACgtttgtaattttctttatttaaaaatattaaaaaattaaatttgttgttttaaaaaatattcaaATAGCCCAGCGAAGCCCACCAAACTCACGCCCCAAACCCCTGCCCCACCGTCCCCTGCCCCACCGTACCGTGTTGAATGTGGGTCAGCCCATGTCAGCCCCCCaagccacgtgtcaactcatgccccaaccccaacccaacccaagcccatgtctgccccccccccccaagttCGGTACCAAATGATAGCGGCACCAAAAATCTCCAAAGGTCTGTA from Helianthus annuus cultivar XRQ/B chromosome 10, HanXRQr2.0-SUNRISE, whole genome shotgun sequence harbors:
- the LOC110886889 gene encoding uncharacterized protein LOC110886889, with product MAQATNEPAVGGFVSSNVGTALHARTNKPAVGGFVSSNVGTKFHLAALFVRLSFKTFKDRPDGVTMKVEDMNKQLKFQVRATGVPKEMELVDAVDGGTIVLLPTEGSIPSQWAAFRSSGQVNGAGEKLLTLTKTRVINKHTDIDVMTMKGLEQHNSFVKPLVHAGVAYKMIGSWSGRSIVVREVDTMTVIAEMSQGADKDSFIVNVHPSANTVFVVSLFAITNAMKGIGTFDGASFSFGLAIAGHIVAGIAYDAIGGCVGDACAEGGCACCCC